The DNA region TACCACTCACTTTTGTTAGTTCTGTCCCACGTCATATAGGAGTCTACAACAGATATTCCTTAAAGGATTTTAGGATTTTAATACCATCATCttctttggtatttttttctttattgtaaCTTACCTCCATTGGTATCTTTATTTTATGATCTCCATGAAGATAAATAAGGACATCCCCTTACAGTCTCTCAACGCCTTATTAATTGATATGTTGGTAGTTTTCACTCTCTCTCCTTGTTCCTGGTTATGCTTCCCAGCTAACAGATCATTCTTCCCAAAGGAAGTTCACATTCATTGATACAGATgttttaacatatttttctaTGTTGAAATTCAGCTCCATTTCAGATACAAGGTTTTACATACAGAATGTGATTGTTCTTAGGGTAAGAATATATATGCACACCATGCTTTTATTCAACTAAATGGGCTGGAAAAGGTTGAAGTGGTACCAAATTTATGTTTCAAATAGGTCTCAATGAGTTGTGGCTTcgcacaattaaaaaaaccaacagggttgaaaatttaatgaattttgaaaatgtatttttaagaagTGCCCCTTCATATTTTCATGCCATTAAACTTCATTCAATTCTGAAGACATAAATCACTTGATAGCTATTAAAGATGGGAGTACTCAAGTTTCTTTAATAATTCCACATTGCTGGATCCTGCTTTGTGGGCTTTTAAGTGCTCTTTAAGTGCTTTTATCATCTTAAGGTAGCTCAGGTATCTAAGTGATTATCCCATGGCAAATCCCCAAAGAGGTTTACCAAGGATTTTGAGACCTTTAAGGTGAGCACCTGGAACTCCCCACACTGCTCTTAAAAATAATGGATGGTGAACAATTATAAACAGCAAGTCAGGTTATGCAAATATAGAGGAGTAGTTTCTTTTCCATCTCCAGCTCTCTCTGTACATCAGGGTTAAACAGCTCTGCTGATGTTCCCgtaaaacatttctgtttcttgatTTAATAACAAATCATGGCAACAACATGCAGCTTTTCTtgtgggaatccataaaatcTGAACggtttgggaaagctgcaaaaggcaggcctcagagacagcagaactgtgattagacctaagcagtagccatgagataggtcagcagaaaaattatataaaagtAAGGACAAAGAACtatggtctgtgtattaacgcttgtctagaataactccctaagctgcagaaaagtatatctagcaagatattaggaagttttaAGCTTAAtaaaggagctctgtgcattgtgttttaaggcttacaagcaggtcttttattctAAATAAGcaggcattgttttaaccaaaggtacagGTGCTTATAGCgattggatagaactactgtcaatatgcttttgctttgtgtgattggtcaaaaaacttataaagtaagttgtaacatcaagtttttggtctgctgctggggacgtgagctgctggcatcttcccattgtcataaccatgtaatgagactgatgctgaaaaacaaaacagctcaaggcatgTTCCTCAGCAGTCCCGTCCCGTTCATGATTTGTACATAGCCCCCGGCTGGCGATATTTCTCTGGCTCTCCTTCATCTGCCATTCcataaaatgtgaatttttccCTAAAGAAGAGAGACCCAGCCACTGATTTTGCATATCACTGATGAACAGCTGATCCAAATATATTCCTCTTCCTTCCAGATGCCACTACAGCAACCTGGCCTTCTCCCTGATGGCACACGTGCTGGCTGAGCACGCCGCTGACGGGCAGTACCAGCGCTGGATCTCAGAGAACATCCTGGAGCGCCTGGGCATGGAGGACACGGGCTTCGACATCACGGCGCCCATCCGTTCCCAGATGGCCGTAGGCTTCTAcggcagccagcagccagccccgCTCTACGACCTGGGCTGGTACCGGCCCTCTGGCCAGATGTACTCCACAGCTGCTGACCTGGCCAAGCTGGCCATGGTCTTCCTGGGCACTTACCACCGCCGGCTGCTCGAGCCCGACACGGTGAAGACGATGCTGACACCCCTGCTCAAGTGCTCCGTGGAATACTTTGCTAACAAGACAGGCACACCCTGGGAGATTAACGAGCAGTTGGGATATGATGTCATCAGGAAGGATGGGGACCTTGATGGTTACTCAGCAACCTTCTCTCTTATCCCCAAGCTCCGCCTGAGCTTCATTGTGCTGATGGCAGGGCCCAGACCGCAGGGTGGGGATATTGTGACTCAGACATACGAGTATCTCATCCCTGCCATGGAGACAGCGTTCAGAGAGGCCGACAAAAGCTTGGTTCCTCCTCCAAACCCAATCCCTTATGTTGGCTACTACACCTATTCCAACCTGACTTTCTATGAGATCAAAGTTGGAATTGGTGGGGTGCTGCTCATGCAACAGTTTGGGCCTCATGTGGAAGAGCTGATTCCTGAAAAGTATCGAACAATCAAGCTCCACCACCTGGAAGATCGCGTTTTCCAAGTTGTTTTTGACAAGGAGTTCCCATGTGTTCTgcacctgggctctgcctccATCTCACTGGAGACACAGAATGGGCAGCTCTTTAACTTCTACCCCTTCGACCGCAAGGGTTTGTCTCCTGGCTTTGACGCCCCGGGGCTGAACACCTACAACGTGGTGCGTGTGCTGCGCAAGCCCGTGTTCTACAGCTAAGCATTCCACGCTTCTCCCTCCACTCCTGGGAGCTGGCTCCAAATCTGTGTCTTACCAGACTCTCCTGCCTGTGTGGCATTGTGGATGCCATTCAAAAGGGAAGGATGGAGGCAAATGGCTCTTTTGCCAAACAAATCCTTCCCACTTTTAAGATTACTTTAATGACTTGTCTTTGGCCCCCAGAAGGGCACAACAGGCCAGCTggcacctggacacacctgcaGGAAAAAGAAGTGGGAATGTGCTGGATGGATGTGTTTGGatgccataaaaaaaaaagccaggcaTTAAAGTGTCCACTCTTATATTGTCTGTTTGATGACTACTGTGGTGATCAGCTACTATCATCAAAGGGCTGAGAATTCCTGAGTCTCTCAGAAAATGTCTCTTCATCAGTCCAAGGATTTTTCCAGGGCTTTTCAAGAGCCTTTCTATCACAAACAAGATCCCTTACCTGGGTTTGCCAAAAGGATTATGTTCTAAAAAATGGCACCAGTGTGACACCAGGCTCTGCTTGGGATCTGTGGGGAGTGAGGGTCTGTTTCTTTCATGGATCATAAACTTTGAAAAGTGCAGAGCAATATGGTTCTGTCTTGGCTCCTTGGCTAGTCCTTCAAAGGATGTGGGAGCAGTGTAGAACCTGAAGCTCACTGCTGGGTGTAGGGGCACAGGACTATAAGGTGGGATGTTCCAGCTGGACTCAGCTCTGTAATGGTCTCAGTATCCAGGAAAGTGTGTGAGCATGGTGTGGAAATTCAGGAATCACGGGAACCTTTCTGTATGTTTTAGGCAGGATGTCTGGATACAGACATACTCACTGGGTTTCTGCAACTGGAAGGGAAGATGTGGGGGAAAGTGCATCAGCCTGGGGAGCACCACTTTGGCAACAGTGCCCCTGCACCTGCAGAGTCACCTGTGCATTTCATTATCCCTTCCTGTGCCCATGCCATGCCAAGGCAGGCAGGACAGGGAAATGGGTCACAccaaccccaggcagtgctcCAGGCGTGGGCAGAGTGCCTGGACTCCTGCCCAGGAGGAAAAGaccctggaggtgctggtgacAGTGGCTGAACACAagcacaggtgtgcccaggtggccaagaaaaCTAATAGCCCCTGGCCTGTCCCAGCCATGGTGTGACcacaggaccagggcagtgattgtcccttGTGCTGGGTATTGGTGAGGCCCCACCTCAAATCCTGGgtcagttctgggctcctcatgacaggaaagacattgaggagctggagcatgtccagagaagggaatggagctgggaaagggtctgggacaccaggagcagctgagggagctggaaaggggctcagcctggagaaaagggggctcgggggggccttctggctctgcacaactccctgacaggagggtgcagctgggggatcgggctctgctcccagggaacagggacagtaCAAGAGGAAGCACCCTCAAGTTGCACCAACAGAACTGTAGGTTGGatatttggaaatttttttctcagaaagagTGCTGGAATTAGAATGGGGCAGTGGTAGAGCCACCATCTTTGGAGGTGTTCAAAAGATGTGtgaatgtggcacttggggtcATATTTAGTGGTGGCCCTAGCAGTGCTGGAGGAACAGCTGGACTCCATGACCTTGAAGTTGTCAATGGCCAACACCACCTCACTGTGATGAGGATGATGTCAGACAGGAGGGCAGACAGGACCATCACAACTTCACAGTCCTGGCCCCTCAATGCCtctccaaaatttggggataTTGTGGTTTCAGTCCTGGGTGgagctgaaataaaagcaagcagaggggcagggcaggataGTTCTGACCTTAAAGTGAATATCCAAACTGCAGGGCATGGCAGAGGCTGCACAGCATTGAAATCCAGAGGGAACTGTGACAGGGGCACTGCATAAGGTCTTACAGAAACTTGCACAAAGACCCTTCCAAGTGCATGTTCTGGTATGAGGTGTATCCTCTTGCAGAGCAatatcctgctgctgctggtccaCACAGACTCTTGGATGTGGACATGTCTCAGagaggatgagaaaaaaaaccctctctgatctattctctgattctctcaGTGTTTTCACTCAGTGGACTGCTCTTCAGCTTCAGTTTTGAATAAAGAGACCATCACTGAAGGCCCAGAAATTCCCTGCCTTTTCTCAGAAAATTTCAGTTCCCTGATGAGTACCTGGAACCATGCAAACCTTGCCttacagagctgctgctgtgtagGTCTCCTCTGGACTTTGTAGAAGATCACATCCCATACCTTGTACAACACCATATGTTCAATATTTAGTCTGGGCTATAGCAACAGCAATAAAACCTGTGGACATGCCACTGTCCTGTGTGGTCACGCCCAGAGGGATGAGTGCAGGCACATTTGGTGCTGATTTCCTGAGGACAATATCACTGCCATAACACTCCTGA from Haemorhous mexicanus isolate bHaeMex1 chromosome 23, bHaeMex1.pri, whole genome shotgun sequence includes:
- the LACTBL1 gene encoding putative beta-lactamase-like 1, translated to MELKWIHILVVFLLLLSVAMTGCFLWQYSLPKLEPNPSVMEVRSEAVQMCPRYPEPVPLDHPLPILKEALEKVDQMLQQKMHSSGLPAMSAIAIYNDTVLWTGNFGKRNASDPASGVPNEYTIYRIASVSKIFPTIMLYKMWEEGKVTSLDDPLERYAQNFVIKNPLGRLKDSEKRYTADGLVFLDKGSVPLKPSLVTLRRMASQLSGLPRRLRSTSLLWKGSTQDALALLKDDVLVADPGTRCHYSNLAFSLMAHVLAEHAADGQYQRWISENILERLGMEDTGFDITAPIRSQMAVGFYGSQQPAPLYDLGWYRPSGQMYSTAADLAKLAMVFLGTYHRRLLEPDTVKTMLTPLLKCSVEYFANKTGTPWEINEQLGYDVIRKDGDLDGYSATFSLIPKLRLSFIVLMAGPRPQGGDIVTQTYEYLIPAMETAFREADKSLVPPPNPIPYVGYYTYSNLTFYEIKVGIGGVLLMQQFGPHVEELIPEKYRTIKLHHLEDRVFQVVFDKEFPCVLHLGSASISLETQNGQLFNFYPFDRKGLSPGFDAPGLNTYNVVRVLRKPVFYS